One window of Brachybacterium ginsengisoli genomic DNA carries:
- a CDS encoding sugar ABC transporter substrate-binding protein, whose translation MKRRTALIAPLTGALLLAGCSGMTSQAQVAQLPRTDQSLDIWQRKAPNTPSDMIGQELVAAFTAKTGIKAELTSLSQDFELKLQQRAVQRNLPDIVINDTAQLGTMQTQGLLREIDRDEIEGASDLHERAWDGATGYDGRTYGVPMTAHTVALFNRRDWREKLGIAVPESWDDLVDMWTAYTTEDPDGTGKQVAGIAIAGTTKRGYVSWNTSSFFWSGGGEYVEETKGGLRSAIADDGSIQALTWIRDLACDSAVIQPGASSQDTGGSKDTFLAGRAGSFLVAPYELPIIRETLGDAFEVLTPPPGPTGLTTLAEGNNLYLMAGSDSNEAQQAFAEFVISPEGQAIGMAGDRDGNLVRLPVNTTVDMMDTRTDREWEHFQEIYDRYGRYVPAVPNWNPFLQGSATTINALISDCSLDVGAEAEKLHASFTAALEEQGALA comes from the coding sequence ATGAAGAGAAGAACCGCACTGATCGCCCCGCTCACCGGGGCGCTCCTGCTGGCGGGCTGCTCGGGGATGACATCCCAGGCGCAGGTCGCCCAGCTGCCCCGCACCGACCAGAGCCTCGACATCTGGCAGCGGAAGGCACCGAACACCCCGTCGGACATGATCGGCCAGGAGCTGGTCGCTGCGTTCACCGCGAAGACCGGCATCAAGGCCGAGCTGACCTCGCTGTCGCAGGACTTCGAGCTCAAGCTCCAGCAGCGTGCCGTGCAGCGGAACCTGCCGGACATCGTCATCAACGACACCGCCCAGCTGGGCACGATGCAGACGCAGGGGCTGCTCCGCGAGATCGACCGCGACGAGATCGAGGGTGCCTCGGATCTCCACGAGCGCGCCTGGGACGGAGCGACCGGCTACGACGGGAGGACCTACGGCGTCCCGATGACCGCGCACACGGTCGCGCTGTTCAACCGGCGCGACTGGCGGGAGAAGCTCGGCATCGCGGTCCCGGAGAGCTGGGACGACCTCGTGGACATGTGGACGGCGTACACCACGGAGGATCCGGACGGGACCGGCAAGCAGGTCGCGGGCATCGCGATCGCCGGCACCACCAAGCGCGGCTACGTCTCCTGGAACACCTCGTCCTTCTTCTGGTCCGGAGGAGGCGAGTACGTCGAGGAGACGAAGGGCGGGCTCCGCTCCGCCATCGCGGACGACGGATCCATCCAGGCGCTGACCTGGATCCGCGACCTCGCCTGCGACTCCGCCGTCATCCAGCCCGGAGCCAGCAGCCAGGACACCGGCGGATCCAAGGACACCTTCCTCGCGGGACGGGCCGGCTCCTTCCTCGTGGCCCCCTACGAGCTGCCGATCATCCGGGAGACCCTCGGCGACGCGTTCGAGGTCCTCACCCCGCCGCCGGGCCCCACCGGGCTCACCACCCTCGCCGAAGGGAACAACCTCTATCTGATGGCAGGATCCGACAGCAACGAGGCGCAGCAGGCGTTCGCCGAGTTCGTCATCTCGCCCGAGGGCCAGGCCATCGGCATGGCCGGCGACAGGGACGGCAACCTCGTGCGCCTGCCCGTCAACACCACGGTCGACATGATGGACACACGCACCGACCGCGAGTGGGAGCACTTCCAGGAGATCTACGACCGGTACGGGAGGTACGTCCCCGCCGTCCCGAACTGGAATCCCTTCCTCCAGGGATCGGCGACCACGATCAACGCGCTGATCAGCGACTGCTCCCTGGACGTGGGAGCGGAGGCCGAGAAGCTCCACGCGAGCTTCACCGCGGCGCTCGAGGAGCAGGGGGCGCTGGCATGA
- a CDS encoding LysR family transcriptional regulator — MKLSLDSLAAFIAVADEGHFGRAAERLSMTQPPLSRRIQGLESLTGTLLFERTAQGATLTPAGEALQVEARRLLAQTEALPDLVRRVDDGRAGRIALGFTASSSMGPLGPLLAEAEEVLPGVEIVLQEQVTSLQLEGLRAGRLDLGLLRHRIPPPDLDSRVIHRERLVLAVPAAHALAGSEAAVEPSDLSGLAMITYDPEQAAYFAQLVTAVLRGSRPRSAQRVAQIHSMMGLVQAGRGVAIVPESISSLTGDEVVFRPISGWDAAVVELRIAWRRDLAHPAARRALDVLDALSEASARP, encoded by the coding sequence ATGAAACTCTCGTTGGACAGCCTCGCCGCCTTCATCGCCGTCGCCGACGAGGGCCATTTCGGTCGTGCCGCCGAGCGGCTGTCGATGACGCAGCCTCCACTGTCCCGCCGGATCCAGGGGCTGGAGTCCCTGACGGGCACCCTGCTCTTCGAGCGCACGGCGCAGGGCGCGACGCTCACGCCCGCCGGCGAGGCCCTGCAGGTGGAGGCGCGCCGCCTCCTGGCGCAGACGGAGGCGCTGCCGGACCTCGTGCGACGGGTCGACGACGGGCGTGCGGGACGCATCGCCCTGGGGTTCACCGCCTCCTCCTCGATGGGCCCGCTCGGGCCGCTGCTCGCCGAGGCGGAGGAGGTCCTGCCCGGGGTGGAGATCGTCCTGCAGGAGCAGGTGACGTCGCTCCAGCTGGAGGGGCTCCGCGCGGGACGCCTCGATCTCGGGCTCCTCCGCCATCGGATCCCACCGCCGGACCTCGACTCCCGCGTGATCCACCGCGAGCGCCTCGTCCTCGCGGTCCCGGCCGCCCATGCCCTGGCCGGGTCGGAGGCGGCGGTGGAGCCCTCGGATCTCTCCGGGCTCGCGATGATCACCTATGACCCGGAGCAGGCCGCCTACTTCGCGCAGCTCGTCACCGCCGTGCTGCGGGGCTCGCGACCCCGCTCCGCCCAGCGCGTCGCCCAGATCCATTCGATGATGGGGCTCGTCCAGGCGGGACGGGGCGTCGCCATCGTCCCGGAGTCGATTTCCTCGCTCACCGGCGACGAGGTCGTCTTCCGCCCGATCAGCGGATGGGACGCCGCCGTCGTCGAGCTCCGCATCGCCTGGCGCCGGGACCTCGCCCACCCTGCCGCGCGCCGCGCCCTCGACGTGCTGGACGCGCTCTCGGAGGCATCCGCGAGGCCGTAG
- a CDS encoding GntR family transcriptional regulator has product MAMPKLLAGVDMPPALSTVIADRLREMITDGTIAPGERLKEADLANSMSVSRGPVREAITELTREGLVESQRHRGARVITLEHGDIEEIYSMRLALERLAMERCSQRITPELLAALDDVISRMAAVVPEASDDHHVRLDLEFHDLIYAAAENSRLERSWLMLRSQVSMFLGARTDRAEFRTKLHEEHQEIRDVLATGDSEAAVASIEKHIGWTLRQIRKMTALERQPGESGPLSGPGPEGKTGL; this is encoded by the coding sequence ATGGCGATGCCCAAGCTCCTCGCCGGTGTGGACATGCCTCCGGCGCTGTCCACGGTGATCGCCGATCGGCTCCGGGAGATGATCACCGACGGCACCATCGCGCCCGGTGAGCGCCTCAAGGAGGCGGATCTGGCGAACTCGATGTCGGTCAGCCGCGGGCCCGTGCGCGAGGCGATCACGGAGCTGACCCGCGAGGGCCTCGTGGAGTCCCAGCGGCACCGCGGGGCCCGGGTGATCACGCTGGAGCATGGCGACATCGAGGAGATCTACTCGATGCGCCTGGCGCTCGAGCGGCTCGCGATGGAGCGCTGCTCCCAGCGCATCACCCCTGAGCTGCTGGCCGCCCTCGATGACGTGATCTCCCGGATGGCGGCCGTCGTGCCGGAGGCGTCGGACGACCACCATGTGCGGCTCGACCTCGAGTTCCACGACCTGATCTACGCCGCCGCCGAGAACTCGCGGCTCGAGCGCAGCTGGCTGATGCTGCGCAGCCAGGTCTCGATGTTCCTGGGCGCCCGCACCGACCGGGCCGAGTTCCGCACGAAGCTCCACGAGGAGCACCAGGAGATCCGGGACGTCCTGGCCACCGGAGACTCCGAGGCGGCGGTGGCGTCGATCGAGAAGCACATCGGCTGGACCCTGCGGCAGATCCGCAAGATGACCGCGCTGGAGCGGCAGCCCGGGGAGTCCGGCCCGCTGTCCGGACCCGGGCCCGAGGGGAAGACCGGGCTGTAG
- a CDS encoding GH39 family glycosyl hydrolase, producing MSTTAQPAPVNLTSARAFPPNAPSDPSAPHVTAASVDIDAGAESGPLTRLWESVGYDEINLTYTPTGRHLLNTFGALTSTGYHIRPHYALCSGTGFPIPHWGNGNVYHEDADGTAHYDFTILDQTYDAIVEAGHHVLVEIGFTPRDLLPPEAEELTVTSSPTVYSAYEAGQWAYPPKDYATWRDLLAAVAAHCVERYGAEEVDTWLWELWNEPDIFYWRGTPEQFHELYRATVEGVRSVLPDAKVGGPAVTGGGTEFLHGFLEYTAAEDLPLDFVSFHTKGSSFSPWRVYGPTGADAPEQQSPSAHKMLFEVRSMLRVMAQFPQYRTLPAIIDECDAGVPAHFSFYDNANFRFQNTEYYPVFQVKLMKKLLDLGEQEGANIQQAMSWSFYFEGERFFEGTRAFLTADRIEKPLLNAYRLLARMGLTRLAASSDSSHGVELLDAAEGRSMPEEVDVLASRHEDGRIAAAVWRHTDDQYRTAEAPTPVALSVRGLAPGGYRLTHHRIDATHSNSHTVWQELGAPQVPGPEQLAAIHAREGFEELTAAIEVEVPADGRLALTVELPLPAVSLLELEPLR from the coding sequence GTGTCCACGACCGCACAGCCAGCCCCTGTGAACCTCACCAGCGCCCGAGCCTTCCCGCCGAACGCCCCGAGCGACCCCTCGGCCCCGCACGTGACGGCGGCGAGCGTCGACATCGACGCCGGCGCGGAGAGCGGGCCGCTGACCCGGCTCTGGGAGAGCGTCGGCTACGACGAGATCAACCTGACCTACACCCCCACCGGGCGGCACCTGCTGAACACCTTCGGCGCGCTGACCAGCACCGGATACCACATCCGCCCCCACTACGCGCTGTGCTCGGGCACCGGCTTCCCGATCCCCCACTGGGGCAACGGCAACGTCTACCACGAGGACGCCGACGGCACCGCGCACTACGACTTCACGATCCTGGACCAGACCTACGACGCGATCGTCGAGGCCGGTCACCACGTGCTGGTCGAGATCGGCTTCACCCCGCGGGACCTCCTCCCGCCGGAGGCCGAGGAGCTCACCGTCACCTCCAGCCCCACCGTCTACTCGGCGTACGAGGCGGGCCAGTGGGCCTACCCGCCGAAGGACTACGCGACGTGGCGCGACCTGCTCGCCGCGGTCGCCGCGCACTGCGTGGAGCGCTACGGGGCGGAGGAGGTGGACACCTGGCTGTGGGAGCTGTGGAACGAGCCGGACATCTTCTACTGGCGCGGCACCCCCGAGCAGTTCCATGAGCTGTACCGGGCCACCGTCGAGGGCGTGCGCAGCGTGCTGCCCGACGCGAAGGTGGGCGGCCCCGCCGTCACCGGCGGCGGCACCGAGTTCCTCCACGGCTTCCTCGAGTACACCGCCGCCGAGGACCTCCCGCTGGACTTCGTCTCCTTCCACACCAAGGGATCGAGCTTCAGCCCCTGGCGGGTCTACGGCCCCACCGGCGCCGACGCCCCCGAGCAGCAGAGCCCGTCGGCCCACAAGATGCTCTTCGAGGTCCGCTCGATGCTGCGAGTGATGGCGCAGTTCCCGCAGTACCGCACCCTCCCGGCGATCATCGACGAGTGCGACGCCGGGGTGCCCGCGCACTTCTCGTTCTACGACAACGCGAACTTCCGCTTCCAGAACACCGAGTACTACCCGGTGTTCCAGGTGAAGCTCATGAAGAAGCTGCTGGACCTCGGCGAGCAGGAGGGCGCGAACATCCAGCAGGCGATGTCCTGGAGCTTCTACTTCGAGGGCGAGCGGTTCTTCGAGGGGACGCGGGCGTTCCTCACCGCGGACCGCATCGAGAAGCCGCTGCTGAACGCCTACCGCCTGCTGGCGAGGATGGGGTTGACGCGCCTGGCGGCGAGCAGCGACTCCTCCCACGGCGTCGAGCTGCTCGACGCCGCCGAGGGCCGCAGCATGCCCGAGGAGGTCGACGTGCTCGCCTCCCGACATGAGGACGGACGGATCGCCGCCGCCGTGTGGCGCCACACCGACGATCAGTACCGCACCGCCGAGGCGCCGACACCGGTCGCGCTCTCGGTGCGCGGCCTGGCGCCGGGCGGCTACCGCCTCACCCACCACCGCATCGACGCGACCCACTCCAACAGCCACACCGTCTGGCAGGAGCTGGGCGCGCCGCAGGTCCCTGGCCCGGAGCAGCTCGCGGCGATCCATGCCCGCGAGGGCTTCGAGGAGCTGACCGCGGCGATCGAGGTGGAGGTTCCGGCCGACGGGCGCCTCGCCCTCACCGTCGAGCTGCCGCTGCCGGCCGTCTCCCTGCTCGAGCTGGAGCCGCTGCGATGA
- a CDS encoding aldo/keto reductase: MTLSPTAPLTDRLEIAPGVEIPQLGLGVFQIVPDQVQPVVEDALEVGYRHVDTAAAYNNETGVGAALRASGLDREEVFVTTKLRNGDQGHDATLQACAASLDRLGLDRIDLYLIHWPNPEAGLWQESWRALERLHAEGAVRAIGVSNFLAEHLRELADVAEILPALNQIELHPAHARQDLVALQTELGIAVESYSPLGQGGDLELGAVTEIAAETGATGAQVILRWHLQHGYVVIPKTTSRDRMVENLDVGGLSLTRDQMARLDALDRGHRIGNDPATFSLSQIR; encoded by the coding sequence ATGACCCTCTCCCCCACCGCCCCGCTCACCGACCGCCTCGAGATCGCCCCCGGCGTGGAGATCCCCCAGCTGGGGCTCGGCGTGTTCCAGATCGTCCCCGACCAGGTCCAGCCCGTCGTGGAGGACGCCCTCGAGGTCGGCTACCGGCACGTGGACACCGCCGCGGCGTACAACAACGAGACCGGCGTGGGCGCGGCCCTGCGCGCCTCCGGCCTGGACCGCGAGGAGGTGTTCGTGACCACCAAGCTCCGCAACGGCGACCAGGGCCACGACGCCACGCTGCAGGCCTGCGCCGCCTCCCTGGACCGGCTGGGCCTGGACCGCATCGACCTCTACCTCATCCACTGGCCGAACCCCGAGGCGGGGCTCTGGCAGGAGTCGTGGAGGGCGCTCGAGCGCCTGCACGCCGAGGGAGCGGTCCGCGCCATCGGGGTCTCGAACTTCCTGGCCGAGCACCTGCGAGAGCTCGCCGATGTCGCCGAGATCCTCCCGGCGCTGAACCAGATCGAGCTGCATCCCGCGCACGCCCGGCAGGACCTCGTGGCCCTGCAGACCGAGCTCGGCATCGCGGTGGAGAGCTACTCCCCGCTCGGCCAGGGCGGCGACCTCGAGCTCGGCGCGGTCACCGAGATCGCCGCGGAGACCGGGGCGACCGGCGCCCAGGTGATCCTGCGCTGGCACCTCCAGCACGGGTACGTGGTGATCCCCAAGACCACCTCCCGGGACCGGATGGTGGAGAACCTCGACGTCGGCGGGCTCTCCCTCACCCGGGACCAGATGGCCCGGCTCGACGCCCTGGACCGCGGCCACCGGATCGGCAACGACCCGGCCACCTTCTCCCTCAGCCAGATCCGCTGA
- a CDS encoding carbohydrate ABC transporter permease: MAATPVLTRPSARRQAAPARSARRPEQRARLRRRNVWIYAFLLPTFVLYGMYTLYPMIASYWYSLVEWNGFTADQRFVGLSNYRAVLADPMFWSAVKITLVFMLIVAPLRVFGAFFLAILLNSPKLRFSGFFRTMYFLPVVTTTAIVGVVMRFVLDPASGPLSFLSQLLGMGPIDLLGSTSSALATAGLVYVWKFFGITLIYWLAALQTVPRDLYEAARIDGANAVQTFRHITLPLLIPFLLIITVLTVEDCFHAFDLMQTMTAGGPFFSTEIIEIYIYRYAFAATIPQLGFASAAAVLFGLLVLVVVGVQLWATMLARRSGARA, translated from the coding sequence ATGGCCGCAACCCCGGTGCTCACCCGTCCCTCCGCCCGCCGCCAGGCCGCCCCCGCGCGCAGCGCGCGTCGGCCGGAGCAGCGTGCGCGACTGCGCCGCCGGAACGTCTGGATCTACGCATTCCTCCTGCCCACGTTCGTGCTGTACGGGATGTACACGCTGTACCCGATGATCGCGAGCTACTGGTACTCCCTGGTGGAGTGGAACGGCTTCACCGCCGACCAGCGGTTCGTGGGCCTGTCCAACTACCGCGCCGTGCTCGCCGATCCGATGTTCTGGTCCGCCGTGAAGATCACGCTCGTCTTCATGCTGATCGTGGCGCCGCTGCGGGTGTTCGGCGCCTTCTTCCTGGCGATCCTCCTGAACTCGCCCAAGCTCCGCTTCTCGGGGTTCTTCCGCACGATGTACTTCCTGCCGGTGGTGACCACCACCGCGATCGTCGGCGTGGTGATGCGGTTCGTGCTCGACCCCGCGAGCGGGCCGCTGTCCTTCCTCTCCCAGCTGCTGGGGATGGGGCCGATCGACCTGCTCGGCTCGACCTCCTCCGCCCTGGCCACCGCGGGCCTGGTGTACGTGTGGAAGTTCTTCGGCATCACCCTCATCTACTGGCTCGCGGCCCTGCAGACCGTCCCCCGGGACCTGTACGAGGCCGCCCGCATCGACGGCGCGAACGCCGTGCAGACCTTCCGCCACATCACGCTGCCGCTGCTGATCCCGTTCCTGCTGATCATCACCGTGCTCACCGTGGAGGACTGCTTCCACGCCTTCGACCTCATGCAGACCATGACCGCCGGCGGCCCCTTCTTCAGCACCGAGATCATCGAGATCTACATCTACCGCTACGCCTTCGCCGCCACGATCCCCCAGCTCGGCTTCGCCTCCGCGGCGGCCGTCCTGTTCGGGCTGCTGGTGCTCGTGGTGGTGGGAGTGCAGCTGTGGGCCACGATGCTCGCCCGACGCTCAGGAGCCCGCGCATGA
- a CDS encoding carbohydrate ABC transporter permease → MTAATRPVPRSRWRRRLPWWAVMAALTVIAVLWIYPFIWMVSASLKSPAEIFAGGLSLLPEQMRWENYARAWTDGNFQLYLLNTAIVTVGTVVIVVVRCALAGYVLGRYRFPGSRLILGILVATLFVPTGYTIIPIVKLSMQLGLLDQLSGMILALAGGANVAAILIYAGYFRGLPAELEEAAVVDGAGFLRTFTQVMLPLSMPVTATVSVLTFLFTWNAFFLPLVFSFSDPTLRTVSVGMQAFVGENSTDWAGMAAAGVISLVPIVALFAFMQRYFVEGIAGSVKS, encoded by the coding sequence ATGACCGCCGCGACCCGTCCCGTGCCCCGCAGCCGCTGGCGGCGCCGCCTGCCCTGGTGGGCGGTGATGGCGGCCCTGACCGTGATCGCCGTGCTGTGGATCTACCCGTTCATCTGGATGGTCTCCGCCTCGCTGAAGTCACCCGCGGAGATCTTCGCCGGCGGCCTCTCCCTGCTCCCCGAGCAGATGCGCTGGGAGAACTACGCCCGCGCCTGGACCGACGGGAACTTCCAGCTGTATCTGCTGAACACGGCGATCGTCACCGTGGGCACCGTGGTGATCGTGGTGGTGCGGTGCGCGCTGGCGGGCTACGTGCTGGGCCGGTACCGCTTCCCCGGATCGCGTCTGATCCTGGGGATCCTGGTGGCGACGCTGTTCGTCCCCACCGGCTACACGATCATCCCCATCGTGAAGCTGTCGATGCAGCTGGGCCTGCTGGACCAGCTCTCCGGCATGATCCTCGCCCTGGCCGGCGGCGCGAACGTCGCCGCGATCCTCATCTACGCCGGCTACTTCCGGGGCCTTCCCGCCGAGCTCGAGGAGGCGGCGGTGGTGGACGGCGCCGGGTTCCTGCGCACCTTCACCCAGGTGATGCTGCCGCTGTCGATGCCGGTCACCGCGACCGTGTCGGTGCTGACCTTCCTGTTCACCTGGAACGCCTTCTTCCTGCCGCTGGTGTTCTCCTTCTCCGACCCCACGCTGCGCACCGTCAGCGTGGGCATGCAGGCGTTCGTGGGCGAGAACTCCACGGACTGGGCCGGCATGGCCGCGGCGGGCGTCATCTCGCTCGTTCCCATCGTCGCGCTGTTCGCCTTCATGCAGCGCTACTTCGTCGAGGGCATCGCCGGGTCCGTGAAGTCCTGA
- a CDS encoding ABC transporter substrate-binding protein, whose protein sequence is MHHLTRRHTLAGLGAAGLATLAAACGGPSAPPSTGGGAGGAAGALRWWDHFGGLQELHDRWAKEEGEKIGATIEHTYNEPGAATEALQLANQAKQLPDVYTALVGLPLPALVEAGWVHEITISDEARARLPEGALVEGLTQLDGALYGLPAFSEKQYVGLAWYSTEIADAVGFEPPRSYDDLLGALQAIADHGEFAPMTMALGAAGRMREQIDDMAQAGGFPGYQGQRYDTGEYEYQHDAYMTAIELYKEIAEKGFLLPGSNGFQIPDARGRWAAGGIGFHMDGPYSPGGVRSLNPDMLPTMALAGMPTPEGQDVVAARGARGADWVIAGSTQRAEQASQLIESFTQEDYQRELAAGMDQPPILLDVVGDAEVIAPYAQMVEDFSKQVFRAPQAIVRTVEVAAVEARRTPVTPELGDIIQGYLGGEIDDLKQALVDLSAAHSTALDAAIEAAAGEGAAVDRSDWEFPDWKLGTDYTY, encoded by the coding sequence ATGCATCACCTGACCCGTCGTCACACCCTGGCCGGACTCGGCGCCGCCGGCCTCGCCACCCTCGCCGCGGCCTGCGGCGGCCCCAGCGCCCCGCCCTCGACCGGAGGAGGAGCCGGCGGCGCCGCCGGCGCGCTGCGCTGGTGGGACCACTTCGGCGGCCTGCAGGAGCTCCACGATCGGTGGGCGAAGGAGGAGGGCGAGAAGATCGGCGCCACCATCGAGCACACCTACAACGAGCCCGGCGCCGCCACCGAGGCGCTGCAGCTCGCCAACCAGGCGAAGCAGCTGCCGGACGTGTACACGGCGCTGGTGGGCCTGCCGCTGCCGGCCCTCGTGGAGGCGGGATGGGTCCACGAGATCACGATCTCCGACGAGGCGCGGGCCCGCCTGCCCGAGGGCGCCCTCGTGGAGGGACTCACGCAGCTCGACGGGGCCCTCTACGGCCTGCCCGCCTTCAGCGAGAAGCAGTACGTGGGCCTGGCCTGGTACAGCACCGAGATCGCCGACGCCGTCGGGTTCGAGCCGCCGCGCAGCTACGACGACCTCCTCGGCGCGCTCCAGGCCATCGCCGATCATGGAGAGTTCGCGCCGATGACGATGGCGCTCGGCGCGGCGGGCCGCATGCGCGAGCAGATCGACGACATGGCGCAGGCGGGCGGCTTCCCCGGCTACCAGGGCCAGCGGTACGACACCGGCGAGTACGAGTACCAGCACGACGCCTACATGACGGCGATCGAGCTGTACAAGGAGATCGCCGAGAAGGGCTTCCTGCTGCCGGGCAGCAACGGCTTCCAGATCCCCGACGCCCGCGGCCGCTGGGCCGCCGGAGGGATCGGCTTCCACATGGACGGCCCCTACTCCCCCGGCGGCGTGCGCTCCCTGAACCCGGACATGCTCCCCACGATGGCCCTCGCCGGGATGCCCACCCCGGAGGGCCAGGACGTGGTCGCCGCGCGCGGCGCCCGCGGCGCGGACTGGGTGATCGCCGGGTCCACGCAGAGGGCCGAGCAGGCCTCGCAGCTCATCGAGTCCTTCACCCAGGAGGACTACCAGCGGGAGCTCGCCGCCGGGATGGACCAGCCGCCGATCCTGCTCGATGTGGTGGGCGACGCCGAGGTCATCGCCCCGTACGCGCAGATGGTGGAGGACTTCTCGAAGCAGGTGTTCCGCGCCCCGCAGGCGATCGTGCGCACTGTCGAGGTCGCCGCGGTGGAGGCCCGGCGCACGCCGGTCACCCCGGAGCTGGGCGACATCATCCAGGGCTACCTCGGCGGGGAGATCGACGACCTGAAGCAGGCGCTCGTGGACCTCAGCGCCGCGCACTCCACCGCGCTGGATGCCGCCATCGAGGCCGCGGCGGGCGAGGGCGCCGCGGTGGACCGCTCGGACTGGGAGTTCCCGGACTGGAAGCTCGGGACGGACTACACGTACTGA